TATATCATCATTAGTGGTAGCTGCTTTATTATTCGCTGTTTTAAAATTTGTGATGAAAGCAGAAACGATTTCTTTTCACGATGTGGTGGCTCGCTATGGCACTCTTTATACAGTCATAATAGTAGTAACTGCCGCTTATTTTGTCCTTAATTTAACTGGTATGTTACAGTTAATCCTGATTTTGGATATGCTTATTACGATTGGACTATATATGGCGGCGATTGTTGCATTACTTACATTACGAGATGAAACGAAAGTAAGCTTTGATCCAATTTTTGCAGTGATAATCGTGTTTGCTGGTTATGCTATATTTGAAACACTCACAATTGATTTATACGCTGATATGTTTCTGAGAAATAACCCTTTCCTATAAATATGCGTCTATGAAAGCAAAACGTGACATACAAATCACCTACCCCTTTAGAAGATTAAAGGGGTAGGTGATTTTCGTGTGCTACGGCAAAGAGGAGTAGATTTAAATATGTGGTTATCACTACATATTTATCTTTAGTTAACGTTTGTGGATGCTTTAACTTGTTTTGCCGCCTTTTTTGTGCTGACACCTATTATTAGATCCTCGATTTGCGAAAGCAATTCAACGGCCTTACTTCGGTTTTGATGATAAGTAGAGTCATCGACGATTAACATGCGATCTCGATTTTCCAATGTTAAAGGTTGGGTATACGTCTCAGTAAGGAGTTCTATGACAAATGATGGGATTTTTTACTTGCTGTACGTTTTCATGTCGCCGATTGGAAGTTAAAAGCTACTTCCGTTACTTAACCGAGAGTGACATTCACTCGTTGGACAAGTTTGATAAGGTCAGATACACTTCTTAATAAAAGCTGGGAAAGATTTATTCCTATCATTTACATATGGAGGAGGGATAACATGGATATGAAAATCTACATTGTAGAAGATGATAACCACCTTTTAGATGCATTAACAAAAAGCTTGAGAAATTGGTCGTATGGTGTTTCAAGTCCATCTACGTTTGAAAATATCATTGAAGATTTTTTACTAATTAAACCACACTTAGTTATTTTGGATATACAGCTTCCAAAATATGATGGGTTTCATTGGTGTAGAGAAATTCGAGCAATATCTAACGTTCCAATCGTGTTTCTCTCCTCAAGAGATCACCCGATGGATATGATTATGGCCATGAATATCGGAGCAGATGATTATGTCCAAAAACCGTTTAATATAGATATCTTATTGGCAAAGCTTCAAGCTATTCTACGTCGCACATATGCGTATGAAGAAAGAGTTAAAGACGTTATCGAATGGAATGAAGCGTTGATAGATATGAAGCGTGGCGTTATTCAGAAGGGGGGAAAAGAGGTAGACTTAACCAAAAACGAGTTCTTTATTTTAACGTCACTTGTTAAAGCAAACAATGAAATAATCTCACGTCATGAACTGATGCGAATGCTTTGGGAGGATGACCAATTTATCAATGATAATACTCTCACGGCAAATATGGCCCGTTTAAGACAGAAGCTTTCCGTATTAGGGATTTCAGAAGCTATTGTAACTAAAAAAGGGCTTGGATATTTGGCAACCACTCTATAGGGGGATTGACATCATGTTTTTGCAGTACGTTTTACATAAAAAAAGCTGGATAGCGATCATTATCGTCTTGCTATTTTTGATGAATGGGATAATTCTCTTCGACTATGGAATTACAGTAAATATATTTTCCCTCACGTATCTTAATGTATTATTTCTATTGACGTTTATGGTGTTTTTTATTTGGCGCTACAAAAAGGAAACATCGTACATACATAAACTTCAAACTATTACAGAGGAATTACAGGATAATTGGAGGGAGTCATTACCACAACCTTCTTCTCTTTTTCCCGATGAAGCGATAGACGAGCTGCTATGGAAGGTAGATGACTTTTACAGAAAGAATATAAGTGAATTAAAAAAAGCCCTAGTAATAGAAAATGATTATGTTACTTCTTGGATTCATGAGATAAAAGCGCCACTCACAGCAATGAAAGTGACATTGGATGCCCATCGTAAGAATGATTTCATGCAAAAAATTGAAAGCAATTGGTTACGATTGCACTTATTAATTGATAGGCAATTATATATTACCCGATTATCAATGCTGGAATCTGATTACACAATGGAATTAATTCAATTAGATCACCTACTAAGCGAAGAAGTTCGTGATTTGGCAGCGTGGTGCATGGAAAAAAATATTGCCGTAGATATACAAAACGAAGAAGAAAGAAAGGTTTTTACTGACAGAAAGTGGTGTAGATTTATTATTCGCCAGGTTTTAACGAATGCTATCAAGTATAGTCCTCATGGTGGAACCATTGTGATGGGCATTGATAAAGCGGAGAAAGGCAATATTATCTTGCGTATTCAAGATGAAGGGCCAGGAATTCAAGCACATGACTTGCCACGAGTTTTTGATAAAGGTTTTACAGGGGAAAACGGGAGAATTCAAAATTCCGCAACGGGATTAGGGTTATATTTAGCTCGGGAGGCTGCCAATAAACTTCACATCACTTTTGATATAACATCAACGTTTGGTCAAGGAACTAGTGTGTATATGGTATTCTCTGTCAAAGACAAGAATGAATCTATTAGACGAAATGCATTACGTTAGCTTACAGCCAGGAAAGTTATTCCTGAGCTGTTTTTTTAGCTAATGTGATAAAAATATCACATTAGACTGGACAATTGTCACCTAAAGCAAACGACGAGCATGCTAGGTGAGAATTATAATGATAACAACACGACTGAAGAAAGGAGCTTTAAAAAATGAAGCTAACACATGCACAAAAAACAGTATTACATGCACAAGGAGTTAATAAATCTTACGGAGTGAAGGGAAATACGCAGAAAGTATTAAAGGATGTAAATCTCCGCGTCACACAAGGGGAATTTCTCGGAATTATGGGACCATCTGGTTCAGGGAAGACAACACTTTTAAATACATTAGCAACAATTGATCGTGCTTCTGAGGGGAAGATCATGATTAATGAGAATGACGTATCTAGAATGAAGGACAAAGACTTATCAAAAGTGCGTAGAGCTAATTTAGGTTTTATCTTTCAGGACTACAATTTACTAGATACCTTAACGGTAAAGGAAAATATCCTTCTACCCATTTCATTAATGAAGATGACAAAAAAGGATGTAGAAAAGGAGTTTCAAGATATTGCAGATAGTTTAAAGATCAAAGAATTGGCTAATAAATATCCATCTGAAATATCTGGCGGTCAAAAACAACGCACTTCTGCCGCAAGGGCATTAATTCATAAACCATCGATTGTATTCGCTGATGAGCCCACCGGAGCATTAGACTCAAAAGCGGCTACTTCGTTATTAGAGAACTTAAATGATATTAACGAAAAGCGTCAAGTAACGATTGTCATGGTAACGCATGATCCAGTGGCAGCTAGTTATTGCAATCGAGTAGTTTTTTTGAAGGATGGAAAGATTTTCTCCGAGTTGTACCGTGGGGTTAAAACAAGAGAAGTTTTCTTTAAAGACATCATGGATGTGCAAGTAGTGCTTGGAGGAGGTCACGAATGAATGCCAATAAGTTATTTTTTCGTAGTATTCGAAAAAATATAAGGATGTATTATCTTTATTTTTTTTCCATGATCTTTAGCATTAGTTTGTATTATATCTTTGCTACATTGCAGCAGGATCCATCTATTGACCAAATGTCGGATTTGGCAGATGGATTTAACAATGCTTTTCAAGCTGCGGGAGTTCTATTGATTGGTATCATTATTGTCTTCACAATTTATGCGAATAGCATCTTTTTGAGACGACGCAGTCAAGAAATAGGATTATATCAGATGATAGGTCTTCCAAAGTCATGGATCATTCGCTTTCTTGTCTTGGAAAATGTATTACTTGGATTTGGATCTTTATTATTAGGTATGCTCGTAGGTGCTATTCTGTCTCGATTCTTTTTAATCATTTTATTGAACCTCATTGGGATAGAGGATGTAGTGGGATTGCCATTCTCGATCTACGCTACGATTCAAACAGTAATAGTTTTTACAGGGTTAATTGTAATATCTCTTGTGCAAATTATCCGAATGATAACAAGTAATAAACTTGTGGATTTATTTAGTGCAGAGAACAGAAAAGATAGCATCGAAGCATCAAATCCTATTACATCTGGATTACTAGGTATTTGTAGCTTAGGGCTAATCGGATTTGGATACTACCTTTCAACACGAATGCTAGAAAACACGGATTTATTATTATTGATGATTTTACTCGTGCTACTTATGACGATTTCAGGAACCTATCTATTATTTCGGGTAACAATCAGTTGGATATTTCATTTAGTTAGAAAGCGAAAAAACGGACAGCTTGGTTTAGAAAATAGTCTGTCGATTGCGCCACTCATGCATCGGCTGAAGGGAAATGCAAATTCACTAACTTTAATTACTGTTTTATCTGCTATGACAATTACGATGGTTTCGCTGTCCTATTCTTTATATTATTCGTTGGAGAAAGATACAAGGCTTGCTATGCCATTTGATTTTGTAATAGAAAATTTGGAAGAAGAAACTGAGTCTTTTTTGATGCACTTAGAAGATGAAGGAATCACTTTTGACTATAGTCAAATAGAGGCACTAAGGCTTCAAGGACGAGTTTCTGAATCGACTAGTTTAGAAGGGGGAGAACAAGCAATTATGCTCCTTCCAGCTGAGCAGATGCAGAAAGCTGGAATGGATGTTAATGTTCCAATTAATGGGGAAGCGATTCTGTATAATTCTCGTGCGGTGATAGAAGGAGAAGAGGGAGACTATCCGAAATCAGTAGAATTTAGTGGCACAGAGGATGTTGAAACACTTCTCATCTTGGAGAGTGTGCTCGAGAATCTCATTAATGTCACTTTTCATGGTCAACAGCTCTTGATATCTGAAGAAATGATAGGTATTTACAGTGATGTATTAGACGAAGAAGCTGATCTAGAACATACTTTTTTTGACACTATCACGATAGAAGATCCTGCCGATCTTGAACGAGCATCAGCATTATACAATAAGTTGGAAGCTGATTTATTGATGACAGACTATTATACCATGTATCAAAACGCCCTACAGATGAATGGATTAATCATATTTGTGACTGCCTTTTTAGGCCTTGTCTTTTTAGTATCGACTGGCAGTATCCTTTATTTTAAACAAATGACAGAAGGAGAACAAGAAAGGAAGTATTTTAAGACGTTGCGTCAGCTAGGATTTAGTGAGCCTGAATTAATGAAAGGGATTATCAGGAAGCAGTTGCTCGTCTATCTCGTTCCATTAATAATTGGGGTTATCCATGCTACATTTGCATTGAATGTTGGTTCCCTTATGGTTATTTCAAGTATGTTTATACCTTCCGTTATTGGTATGAGTGTCTATGCAACAATCTATTTACTATTTGCCTTTTTAACGGTAAATTACTATCGAAATCTAATAAAAAATGTCATGTGAGAGGAGAACGAAATGAAAAAATTACTTATTGCTATTGTTGGTTTAATCGTCATATCGGTTGGGGGATATATCGTATTTCAAGAAACGGTAGATCGCTTTAACCCTCTACTAACGAAAGAGTATGTGTATGTTGAACTAACGGATCCCCCTAAAGATGATAACGGAAGGTTCCGTTATCAGTTAACCGGGATGAATCAAGACGGAGATAGTAAAAATGTGTCTTTTACTACTAGTACGGTTTTGGATGAGGGAACGTATTTAAAAGTACTAGCGAAAGGTGCATACACTGAGGAGTGGGAAATGATTAAGCAAGAGGATCTCCCGGTAGACTTATAAACTCAACTTTCGGACATGAATAACAACCTTTCCCCCTAATGTAAAGGGATATATCGTAGGGAATCTATCGTTAAATAGTTGGGGTTCGTTTAATTATGCAACGACATGGAGAGGATACTCTGTTACTACCTTGTTGCTTCAACGAAGGTGTCCATTGTGGCAGTGTAAAGATAAAACGTAATGGAAAATACAGAAGCAGATAAAGGTATCTTTGTCGTGATTGCGGAAAGTCTTTTAATGATCTAAAAAACACCCCTATATCGGGAACTCGTTACCTTGGGAAGTGGTCTCCCTACTTTCAGTTAATGATTGAGGGATATAGCTTGTTATGCACAGATACAGCCACAAACTATAAGAAGTAGCTACCATAAGAGATTGAAGGACTGGATGCAATGGTTCCAAGGTGTGGCAACAAAATATTTAGACAACTACCTTTACTGGTTCAATTTCTTTAACAGAGCAAGAAAATGGCGACCAAGGAGAGAGTAAATCAAATGCTTTTATGGGCGTGTCAGAAACCTAATTTAATTACAGTTAAATATTTACGAGAGGTATAAAAACAGTCATATCCATCGGATACGGCGTTACAGGGTTCTAATCAAGCGCTCCCTTTACTATTTCTCCTGTATTTGCATTAACATACACTTCGTATTTCACGCCCTGAGGAGTCAATATTTCTATCTCCCAAACTAGTATGCCTTGTTCGGTATCTAGTACCACATCAACCACTTTTCCAGGTAAACGTTCTAATGTAATATTTATTGCTTCTTGTGCAGATATTTTACGCTGCATTTGGTATAAATCTCTTTTAATGATATAACTATTCCAAGCATTTCGATTCATATTTCCGTAAGATGGAGACTGGTCATAAACACTTTGAAATTGATAATTGTATGGATATGAATTGTTCTGATAATACATTTTTCCCCCTTTCTTCAAACACCTATATTCAATTCTCATCATATTCAAATGCCTATTATGTGTTCTTAGACCGAAGCTTACTTGCTTGGGATTCCCCTGGAGAAAACATGACTTTTTCATTAATATGGTCTACCAGATAATAAACATATAGCAAGGAGGCCGGTTTTTTTGATATGTTAAAGGAGAAGGAGAGGAATACGAATGTCATTAAAATTAACAAACGTTTCAAAAATATATAATGATACGGTTGCAGTTGATAATCTTACATTACATATTGAAAAAAATCAGATGTTTGGCGTACTAGGGGCGAATGGTGCTGGCAAAACAACGACGTTTCGGATGATTCTAGGCTTAATTCACCAAACAGAAGGTGAGATAACATGGAAAGGACAACCCTTAAACTACCATACTAGTCATTTAATTGGGTACTTGCCGGAAGAGAGAGGCTTATATCCAAAGCTGACGGTTAAGCAGCAGCTAATATACTTGGGTAGATTAAAAGGAATGAAAAAACATGCAATCTTATTAGAGCTTGAAAAATGGATCGATAAGTTTAAAATCAGCGGCTATATTAACAAAAAGGTTGGTGAGCTGTCAAAAGGTAATCAACAGAAAGTGCAATTTATAACATCAGTTATTCATTCTCCTGAATTACTTATTCTGGATGAGCCTTTTAGTGGTTTAGATCCTCTTAATGTTGAACTATTAAAAAATGCTGTGAAGGAATTAAAAGAAGAAGGTAAAACAATTTTATTTTCCTCACATAGAATGGAACATGTTGAGGAGCTATGTGAAAACCTCTGTATTCTTCATGATGGAAAACCAGTTGTTTCAGGCCATTTGCTAGATATTAAGCGGGATTTTGGTAAGAAAAATGTGGTCGTGTCAGCTGACTTTGATTTGTCTTTTTTGACAAAAATAGAGGGTGTGATTAATTGGAGAGTACATACTGGTGGTTTAGAATTACAGGTAGCAAGCGAGGAAGTATCGCAGAAACTATTTAAGCTTTTACAAGGACGCGGGTTTGTTCGGAAATTTCATCTGGAAGAGCCGTCATTACATGATATTTTTATTGAAAAGGCGGGAGCTTCTTATGAATAAGTTTTTCATTATTATGCTTCATACGTTTCGATACAAAGTGTTATCCAAATCTTTTATTTTTTCTACGCTTCTCACTTTATTTGTAGTAGGTGGTATTACGAACATCGATCGGATAATAGCATTAATTGAGGAGGAAGAAGTAGACAAAATTGCTGTCATTGCAGAGGAGGAAAAACTTTATTTAGAACTTGAAGAAGAGTCAACTGCATATGCAGAATACTATACTCTCGAAAAAATAGACTTAACAATCTCTCAAGCAGAACAGAAAGTGTTTGATGGGGAATGGGAGGGTCTTCTCATATTAACGTTGAACGAAGCTGGCCTTCCAGAAGCCAATTATCGTGCGATCACAATGGCAGATCAAGGGACAGCTCATCAATTAGAACAGGCGCTGCAACTTGTAAAAGTAGCTAGGGCCACAGAGGAACTAGGAATCGACGAAACACAATTAGATATCTTACATTCTCCTATAACATTCAATATAGAAGCAATAAGTGAAACAGCTAAAACAGAGACTGAACTAAATACAGCTCGATTTTTAGTTAATATTCTTGTTGTGGTTATTTATTTCTCTGTTATTGCTTACGGTAATATGATTGCCCTTGAAGTAGCAACTGAAAAGTCCTCACGCGTGATGGAAATTCTGATCTCAAGCGTCCATCCGGTCATTCAACTATTTGCTAAAATATCAGGGATTGCACTGTTAGGTATCGTGCAATTTTTACTTATATTGGTGGTAGGGGTGGCTTCAATACGTGAGAACATCGTTTCAGGGGGAATTGTAAATGATCTCCTTTCAGTTGAAGAAGTACCTTTATCGATTCTTTTTTATGCCTTTATCTTTTTTGTATTAGGTTATTTATTTTACGCTACAATTTCTGCAGTACTTGGCTCTTTAGTAAGTCGTATTGAAGATGTTAACCAGTTAATTACACCACTTACACTCATTATTGTCGTGGCCTTTCTCATCTCTATGTTTGGCTTGACATCACCAGAGTCAACTATTGTGACGATCGCTTCGTATATTCCTTTTTTTACACCAATGGTCATGTTCCTTCGGTTTGGAATGTTAGATCTTCCTATGTGGGAAATGCTTTTAGGGATTAGCCTTTTAGTAATATCTATTACTGTTTTAGGCATTATTGGAGCTAGAATTTATAAAGGTGGTGTTCTTTTATATGGGAAGACGTCGTCTTTAAAAGACATTAAACAAGCATTGGTTTTGGGCAAAAAAAGATAAGACTATTTAGAGATTAGTAAGACAAAGTGATACTTCTTACATGATAGTATGAGTGTGATAATTACCATGCTTTCAACTTTACGAAGGTTAGAATGGTCATGCGGGTCCAGTGCCAGTTGAATCATTATAATATAGAGTCGTTAAATGACGATAGAATACCGATGATCTTCTTCTCAATTTTATGTCACGTTTAGGCATGCGCTGAATAAACTGGGCAGAGAAGGAGGCGATATAATGAACATTCAAGAAATTAAAAAACACTGTGAGAACCATTTGCATCGCTATGTGTTAGTCACCACAAACGATGGAAGACAGTTTGATGCGATAGTTGAATCAGTAAATGATGACCATATTTCTTTGGCCGTACCAATAAGTGGAGAGTCGATGATGCATGAGGGTTCACATTACCAAGAAGGCATGCCACAAGGATTTGGTTACGGTGCTGGTGCTGGCTATGAAGATAATATGGCTAGACAATTCACACCGGGTTACGGGCCAGGCCCATATCCTCCATACGGACCACCATTTGGCCCACCTGGTTATGGACCTTACCCACCATATGGACCTGGTCCTTATCCGCCATATAGGCCACGGCGATTTCAACGACTTATTTTGCCGCTAGCAGCGCTAACAGCATTGGCAGCCATTCCGTATTTTTAAAGACTGCTACTAAATTAAAAAATCGATCCTAAAGGGATCGATTTTTTAATCATGCTGTACCCTATTAATGTGTTTTGACACGAACGTTCATTCGCTTTTTGTGGTATAATTTCAAATAGGACAAAGGAGGAGAACGATGATACGTTTTATTCACTGTGCAGATTTACATCTTGGACGCCCTTTTCAAATGACTAAACTAATGAATCAAGCTGTAGTCAATCGTGCGCTTCGTGCTACTTATGAATCCTTTAGTACTATTGTTCAAGAAGCCATTAGAAAAAAAGTGGATTTTGTTCTAGTGAGTGGGGACGTCTATCACGAAGAAGATCGTTCAATTCATGCTCAATGGTTCTTTAAACAACAGGCGGAAAAGCTTTATCAAGCCAATATTACCTTATATGTGATACATGGTAATCATGATCCGCTAATTCAAAAGGAGCAATTGATTGCTATGCCTGAAAATGTACACATTTTCCCTACACATGTGTCTCATACTGTTCACACTGCTCAAAGTGGAGAAAGAGCTATTATTTATGGTTTTAGTTATCCAGAACGAGCTTTCATGAAGGATCCAGTACCGCTATTTAAAAAGATTGAGGGAGATGGGGCTTACCATATCGGTTTACTTCATGGTCAAGAAAATGGACAAGTTGATCATGACCCGTATGCCCCCTTTTCTACTCTAGATTTGAAAAAACTAGGCTTTAATTATTGGGCGTTAGGACATGTTCATAAACGACAAGTCATTAATTCACACCCCCCTATCATTTATCCTGGAAATATTCAAGGATGTCATAGAAAGGAACAAGGAGAAAAAGGAGCATATTATGTCGAAATGACGAAAGCAACAACCACTTTTACTTTCTTTGGGACAGGACCTGTTCAATGGCAGGACATAACAGTAAAGATTGATGACATGAAATCGATTGATGAGCTCATGGCTTCTACTTTAGATGCCATACAGCATTTATCGACTTCTCACACATATATGATTCATTTATATATAACAGGTCATGGTGTGTTGCACGAAACATTGAGTAAAAAGAAAGCGCAAGACGATTTAATGGATATGCTTCAAGAAGAGTTGGAGTACTATTCTATTTGGCTAGATAAATTTACTTTGAAGACAGCCCCAGAAATTATTAGAGAAAATTGGCGACACAAAGATCACATTATTGGAGATGTTATGCGTGTAAGGGAAGACATGTCACAAAATGACGCATGGGAAAATAACTTATCTTCCTTAATAAATCATCGAAAAATGTCACCGTACGTTGAAGAGTTGACAAAAGAGGATAAAGAAGAGATCCTCACCAAAGCAGAAACAATGATCGTAACAGCTTTGTTGGAAGAAGGGAAGGCGTATGAAGATTAAACAGATCTATATATATGGCTTCGGTAAGTGGGTTAACAAACAATTTGATCTAAGTGATAATGAAATTAATATATTATTTGGATATAATGAATCAGGAAAATCAACATTGATGGCTTTCATAAATGCTATTCTTTTCGGTTTTCCTTCCAAACGTGAAAGTCAGTATCGGCCGAGAGAAACAGATAAGTATGGTGGCATGATCACTATTGACACTGTTTCCTATAACGGAATAAAGATAGAAAGAGTTGGGGGAAGGACGAACAAGGGAAGCCTTTCAGTTCGTTATCCCGATGGAAGGACAGGTAATGAAGAAGATTTACATAAACTTCTGAAAGGGATGGATTTAGCGACATTCAAAGGGATTTTTCATTTTGATTTAGATGGTCTTCAAGGTATGAAGGATTTAAATCCTGATGACTTAAATCATTATCTGTATGATGCAGGAATGGTAGGAGCATCGTCACTTAATTATTTGGATAAATCGTTACAGCAAGCATCGGGCAAGCTCTTTAAGCCTAGGGGGCAAAAAACAGACTTAAACATCCTTGCAGAAAAACTCAATAACACCCAGCAAGAGATAAAAGAATGGGAGACTAAACTGGATAACTATGAACAGTTACAGACAACTAAACACGAGTTAGAGTTAGAGCTTGCTCATTTGGAACGTGAGGAGAAAAAGCTTCATGTAGACATCCGATATTATGAGTATTATAAAACATTGGAACCAATTGTAAAAGAATGGAACGCACTTACAGTTGAACAGCAAGGAAATATTGAGGAAATAAAGTTCCCGGAAGATGGTCTTAGCAGGCTCGAGCAAATTTACGATAAATTAGAAGAAAAAGAAGCATTAATGTCTTATGAAGATGATAAAATAACAGAATTAACAGATAAACTCCAAACTTTAACAGAAACAGCTATATCTGCTGACATAAAGCGTAAGATGACATCAGCCGTCAATAAGTGGCCGTTGCAGGAAAAAATAATGGAAGATCTCAAGGTCTCTCGACACACTGAACAAGAGTTACTCAAACAACGTCAACAAATTGAAGATGAATGGAAGCTCCCACGAACGTTTTTTAACTCTGCACATGTGACGAATTATCATTTAGAAAAATTCAACCTGTTGAAGAACCGATGGCAGACACTTCTTACGACAGAAGATCATTTAACGGAAGAAAGACGAAGGATACGACGAGAAAAAGAGATTGCAGAAGAACAAAAAAAGAGTGAGCATAAGCATCTACTAGCTCCTGAAGAAGTAAAAGAACTTGAAAGATTAACTTCTTCAGAAAGTGAGAAAAAGCTGCACGAACAAGAATATAACATGCTTTCAAAACAAAGGGAATGGTTGGAAAAAGAGTGGAACAGAGCAAAAAGAGCGGGACAGACAAAAAAAATAATGCTCATGACCTTAACAGGATTATATGTAGTTGGAACAATAGTCGGATATGTCAATTCTAATTGGATCATCACACTGGCTTTACTGCTTCTAGTTATAACAGGCGGCAGTTTAACATGGTCTATTGGGAAGACATCACGTGAGCAGATAAAACGGATGCTCAAAGATTTAGAAGCACATGATCGAAAAATGGGGACACTCAACAGCCTTTATCATGACATTTCAGAAGAAGCTTATCATTATGCTGAACAACGTTTAGCCCTTCATAATGAGAAAGTTGTAAATGTTAACACAATGAATCAAAACGTTGCGTTTCTCAATACCCAATTACAGCAATGTGAAAATGATTGGCAAGCGTTACAGGAAAAGTGGGAAGTATTTAATACAGAGTTGGACGAGTGGTGTAAAATCACTAAGATGCCGCCTAATCGTGATTTACTGTTTTATGCTCACCTTATTGAAGCATTGAAGGAATGGAAAAGGCTCACAAAAGACTATGAAACTGTTAAAGAAAATCTGCGGAGGTTAAATAAAGAAGTGTCAGACTATGAAACGACAACTGAGTGGTTAGTGACTAACTATGTTAGTCAGGAGTGTGACAGGACTATTGATAAGCAGGTCAAAGCGTTGACAGATTTTATAGAAAAGGAAAAGGAGGCTGAAAAGAATAGAAGTCAAGTACATGATAAACTCTCCGTTCACGAAGATTTAATGTCAAAAATACAAAAAGAACGTGAACAGATATCAAACACGTTAACAAATCTTTTTGCTCTTGCTCAAGTTACAAATGAAGAAGCATTTAGAAGAAAAGCACATGAACATGAACAACGAAAAGCTGAAATGACGCGTAGGAATCAGCTTTGGCTACAAATTGTTACCCTAGTTCCAAGTGAGAAGAATAGATCAGTTTTGCTTGATGATATCATTAACCAAGACATCGATATTCATGAAAAGCAAAGAAAGCTTCAAGAAAGAGTATCAGAACTTGAAAAGAAGAAAAAAGGTATCATGACTGAACTATCCTCTATCACATTAACATTGAAAGAATTAGAAGAAAGCGGTACTTACGAAGATAAACGACAAACATTTATAGCCTTAAAGGGCGAATTTAATCATTTGGTGAAAGAATGGGCCGTGATTCAAACGGCACAGTACATGATTCACAAAGTGAAAAATATCCATGAAACAGAACGACAACCAAAAGTTGTTAAGACAGCTTGCAAACTATTTAAACGCTTGACTGAGGGGCGTTATACACAGTTATTTGCACCATTAGGAGAAGAACGCTTCATCGTAGAAAGAGAAGACGGTCAACGCTTTGACCCTTCTGAACTTAGT
The genomic region above belongs to Bacillus sp. A301a_S52 and contains:
- a CDS encoding response regulator transcription factor, translated to MDMKIYIVEDDNHLLDALTKSLRNWSYGVSSPSTFENIIEDFLLIKPHLVILDIQLPKYDGFHWCREIRAISNVPIVFLSSRDHPMDMIMAMNIGADDYVQKPFNIDILLAKLQAILRRTYAYEERVKDVIEWNEALIDMKRGVIQKGGKEVDLTKNEFFILTSLVKANNEIISRHELMRMLWEDDQFINDNTLTANMARLRQKLSVLGISEAIVTKKGLGYLATTL
- a CDS encoding sensor histidine kinase: MFLQYVLHKKSWIAIIIVLLFLMNGIILFDYGITVNIFSLTYLNVLFLLTFMVFFIWRYKKETSYIHKLQTITEELQDNWRESLPQPSSLFPDEAIDELLWKVDDFYRKNISELKKALVIENDYVTSWIHEIKAPLTAMKVTLDAHRKNDFMQKIESNWLRLHLLIDRQLYITRLSMLESDYTMELIQLDHLLSEEVRDLAAWCMEKNIAVDIQNEEERKVFTDRKWCRFIIRQVLTNAIKYSPHGGTIVMGIDKAEKGNIILRIQDEGPGIQAHDLPRVFDKGFTGENGRIQNSATGLGLYLAREAANKLHITFDITSTFGQGTSVYMVFSVKDKNESIRRNALR
- a CDS encoding ABC transporter ATP-binding protein; this encodes MKLTHAQKTVLHAQGVNKSYGVKGNTQKVLKDVNLRVTQGEFLGIMGPSGSGKTTLLNTLATIDRASEGKIMINENDVSRMKDKDLSKVRRANLGFIFQDYNLLDTLTVKENILLPISLMKMTKKDVEKEFQDIADSLKIKELANKYPSEISGGQKQRTSAARALIHKPSIVFADEPTGALDSKAATSLLENLNDINEKRQVTIVMVTHDPVAASYCNRVVFLKDGKIFSELYRGVKTREVFFKDIMDVQVVLGGGHE
- a CDS encoding ABC transporter permease encodes the protein MNANKLFFRSIRKNIRMYYLYFFSMIFSISLYYIFATLQQDPSIDQMSDLADGFNNAFQAAGVLLIGIIIVFTIYANSIFLRRRSQEIGLYQMIGLPKSWIIRFLVLENVLLGFGSLLLGMLVGAILSRFFLIILLNLIGIEDVVGLPFSIYATIQTVIVFTGLIVISLVQIIRMITSNKLVDLFSAENRKDSIEASNPITSGLLGICSLGLIGFGYYLSTRMLENTDLLLLMILLVLLMTISGTYLLFRVTISWIFHLVRKRKNGQLGLENSLSIAPLMHRLKGNANSLTLITVLSAMTITMVSLSYSLYYSLEKDTRLAMPFDFVIENLEEETESFLMHLEDEGITFDYSQIEALRLQGRVSESTSLEGGEQAIMLLPAEQMQKAGMDVNVPINGEAILYNSRAVIEGEEGDYPKSVEFSGTEDVETLLILESVLENLINVTFHGQQLLISEEMIGIYSDVLDEEADLEHTFFDTITIEDPADLERASALYNKLEADLLMTDYYTMYQNALQMNGLIIFVTAFLGLVFLVSTGSILYFKQMTEGEQERKYFKTLRQLGFSEPELMKGIIRKQLLVYLVPLIIGVIHATFALNVGSLMVISSMFIPSVIGMSVYATIYLLFAFLTVNYYRNLIKNVM
- a CDS encoding YxeA family protein, with protein sequence MKKLLIAIVGLIVISVGGYIVFQETVDRFNPLLTKEYVYVELTDPPKDDNGRFRYQLTGMNQDGDSKNVSFTTSTVLDEGTYLKVLAKGAYTEEWEMIKQEDLPVDL
- a CDS encoding PepSY domain-containing protein, whose translation is MQRKISAQEAINITLERLPGKVVDVVLDTEQGILVWEIEILTPQGVKYEVYVNANTGEIVKGALD
- a CDS encoding ABC transporter ATP-binding protein, producing the protein MSLKLTNVSKIYNDTVAVDNLTLHIEKNQMFGVLGANGAGKTTTFRMILGLIHQTEGEITWKGQPLNYHTSHLIGYLPEERGLYPKLTVKQQLIYLGRLKGMKKHAILLELEKWIDKFKISGYINKKVGELSKGNQQKVQFITSVIHSPELLILDEPFSGLDPLNVELLKNAVKELKEEGKTILFSSHRMEHVEELCENLCILHDGKPVVSGHLLDIKRDFGKKNVVVSADFDLSFLTKIEGVINWRVHTGGLELQVASEEVSQKLFKLLQGRGFVRKFHLEEPSLHDIFIEKAGASYE